From a single Mangifera indica cultivar Alphonso chromosome 19, CATAS_Mindica_2.1, whole genome shotgun sequence genomic region:
- the LOC123202723 gene encoding uncharacterized protein LOC123202723, which produces MDVEQEEMQFLGLFGICKEAYKLIFRWRKIFSQITLSLILPLSFIFLAHMEISNLLKRKIIHSEIQLDETRAGTSRYNKLSQVISSERSYWWLFRVAYFTFFLILSLLSTAAVVYTIACIYTGKEVSFKKVLSVVPKVWKRLMVTFICSYVAFFAYNFLAGLVFILWWVLIGDTSFGMPIFWVIFILYLVGSCYLIIIWHLASVVSVLEESCGFAAVVKSQALIKGKMVVTSVIFFVLIVSSCIIQLVFQLLVVHGWRVAMVSRISYGILCFLLLFKLILFGLVIQTVIYFVCKSYHHENIDKSALSNHLEVYLGEYVPLKSKDVQLEQFEV; this is translated from the coding sequence ATGGATGTTGAGCAAGAAGAGATGCAATTTCTGGGGCTCTTTGGCATCTGTAAAGAAGCCTATAAGCTGATCTTCAGATGGAGAAAAATCTTCAGCCAAATTACGCTTTCCTTAATCCTTCCTCTGTCTTTCATCTTCTTAGCCCACATGGAGATCTCCAATCTCctcaaaagaaaaatcatcCACAGCGAGATTCAGCTAGACGAAACTCGAGCGGGGACTTCGAGATACAACAAGCTTTCTCAGGTGATTTCCTCTGAGAGATCGTATTGGTGGCTTTTCCGAGTTGCATACTTTACTTTCTTTCTCATCTTGTCGCTCCTGTCGACGGCGGCCGTCGTTTATACCATCGCCTGTATTTACACCGGCAAAGAAGTGAGTTTCAAGAAGGTTTTGAGCGTCGTCCCCAAGGTTTGGAAGCGACTTATGGTCACTTTTATCTGCAGTTACGTTGCTTTCTTCGCATACAACTTTTTAGCAGGTTTAGTTTTCATTCTTTGGTGGGTTTTAATCGGCGATACAAGCTTCGGCATGCCAATTTTCTGGGTTATTTTCATCTTGTACTTGGTGGGTTCTTGTTATTTGATCATAATTTGGCATTTGGCCAGCGTTGTGTCTGTTTTAGAAGAGTCCTGCGGATTTGCTGCCGTGGTGAAGAGCCAAGCTTTGATTAAAGGAAAAATGGTGGTGACTTCGGTGATCTTCTTCGTGCTGATTGTTTCTTCTTGCATCATTCAATTAGTTTTTCAGCTTCTGGTTGTCCACGGATGGAGAGTGGCCATGGTGAGCAGGATTTCATATGGGATCCTTTgttttttgttacttttcaagCTGATTTTGTTCGGACTTGTCATTCAAACGGTGATTTACTTCGTCTGCAAATCGTATCACCATGAGAATATTGACAAATCGGCTCTATCGAATCACCTGGAAGTTTATCTGGGAGAATATGTTCCTTTGAAATCCAAGGATGTCCAGCTTGAACAATTTGAAGTATAA
- the LOC123202869 gene encoding uncharacterized protein LOC123202869: protein MDIEQEEMQFLGLFGIYKEAYKVIFRWRKIFSQITLSLILPLSFIFLAHMEISNLLYRNIIHTEIQLDETRAGTSRYNKLSQVISAERTYFWLFQAAYMTFFLILSLLSTAAVVYTIASVYTGKELSFKKVLSVVPKVWKRLMVTFICTFVAFFAYNVFAVLVVILWGVSIGDTSFGMPILWVIFILYLVGSCYLTIIWHLASVVSVLEESCGFAAMVKSQALIKGKLVVTSVIFFKLNASLYIIRRVFQHLVVHGWRVAMVNRISYGILCFLLLFKLILFWLVIQTVIYFVCKSYHHENIDKSALSNHLEVYLGEYVPLKSKDVQLEQFEERFYDIYEHDLNLFTLFNYDPTIHNVVAVNRGSYSSCSAPAGAKVFKSGKDRIKLVKGQNFILCSFSGHCQSGMKIAVNAA from the exons ATGGATATAGAGCAAGAAGAGATGCAATTTCTTGGGCTCTTTGGCATCTACAAAGAAGCCTACAAGGTGATCTTCAGATGGAGAAAAATCTTCAGCCAAATTACGCTTTCCTTAATCCTCCCTCTGTCTTTCATCTTCTTAGCCCACATGGAGATCTCCAATCTCCTCTACAGAAACATCATCCACACCGAGATTCAGCTCGACGAAACTCGAGCCGGGACTTCGAGATACAACAAGCTTTCCCAGGTGATTTCCGCTGAGAGAACGTATTTCTGGCTTTTCCAAGCTGCATACATGACTTTCTTTCTCATCTTATCGCTCCTGTCGACGGCGGCCGTCGTTTATACCATTGCCTCTGTTTACACCGGCAAAGAATTGAGTTTCAAGAAGGTTTTGAGCGTCGTCCCCAAGGTTTGGAAGCGACTTATGGTCACTTTTATCTGCACTTTTGTTGCTTTCTTCGCATACAACGTTTTCGCAGTTTTAGTTGTCATTCTTTGGGGGGTCTCAATCGGCGATACAAGCTTCGGCATGCCAATTCTCTGGGTTATTTTCATCTTGTACTTGGTGGGTTCTTGTTATTTGACCATAATTTGGCATTTGGCCAGCGTTGTGTCTGTTTTAGAAGAGTCCTGCGGATTTGCTGCCATGGTGAAGAGCCAAGCTTTGATTAAAGGAAAATTGGTGGTGACTTCGGTGATCTTCTTCAAGCTGAATGCTTCTCTTTACATCATTCGAAGAGTTTTTCAGCATCTGGTTGTCCACGGATGGAGAGTGGCCATGGTGAACAGGATTTCATATGGGATCCTTTGTTTTTTGTTACTCTTCAAGCTGATTTTGTTCTGGCTTGTCATCCAAACGGTGATTTACTTCGTCTGCAAATCGTATCACCATGAGAATATTGACAAATCGGCTCTATCGAATCACCTGGAAGTTTATCTGGGAGAATATGTTCCTTTGAAATCCAAGGATGTCCAGCTTGAACAATTTGAA GAaagattttatgatatttacGAGCATGATTTGAACCTTTTTACACTGTTCAACTACGATCCAACAATCCACAATGTGGTGGCTGTCAACAGAGGAAGTTACAGCAGCTGCTCCGCTCCGGCGGGTGCCAAAGTGTTTAAATCAGGCAAGGATCGGATCAAGTTGGTGAAGGGACAAAACTTCATCTTATGCAGCTTCTCTGGACACTGTCAATCTGGGATGAAGATTGCTGTTAATGCCGCATAA
- the LOC123202870 gene encoding uncharacterized protein LOC123202870, with amino-acid sequence MDTEQEEMQFLGLFGICKEAYKLIFRWRKIFSQITLSLILPLSFIVLAHMEISNLLKRKIIRTEIQLIETQAGTSRYNKLSQVISSEIMYFRLFQAAYFTFSLILSLLSTAAVVYTVASIYTGKEVSFKKVLSVVPKVWKRLMVTFICSFVALFLYFIFLVTDFAVIAAILWWVSNGDASFVMPILWVVIILWLVGLFYLTIIWDLASVVSVLEDSCGFAAMMKSRALIKGKMVVTSLIFFLLIVSLSIIQFVFQLMVVHGGRVAMVSRISYGILCFLLLFMLIVLRLVIQTVIYFVCKSYHHENIDKSALSNHLDVYLGEYVPLKSKDVQLEQVEV; translated from the coding sequence ATGGATACAGAGCAAGAAGAGATGCAATTTCTGGGGCTCTTTGGCATCTGCAAAGAAGCCTACAAACTGATCTTCAGATGGAGAAAAATCTTCAGCCAAATTACGCTTTCCTTAATCCTTCCTCTGTCTTTCATCGTCTTAGCCCACATGGAGATCTCCAATCTCctcaaaagaaaaatcatcCGCACCGAGATTCAGCTAATCGAAACTCAAGCGGGGACTTCGAGATACAACAAGCTTTCTCAGGTGATTTCCTCTGAGATAATGTATTTCCGGCTTTTCCAAGCTGCATACTTTACTTTCTCTCTCATCTTGTCGCTCCTGTCGACGGCGGCCGTCGTTTATACCGTCGCCTCTATTTACACCGGCAAAGAAGTGAGTTTCAAGAAGGTTTTGAGCGTCGTCCCCAAGGTTTGGAAGCGACTTATGGTCACTTTTATCTGCAGTTTCGTCGCTTTATTCTTATACTTCATTTTCCTAGTCACCGATTTTGCAGTTATAGCTGCCATTCTTTGGTGGGTATCAAACGGCGATGCAAGCTTCGTCATGCCAATTCTCTGGGTTGTTATCATCTTGTGGTTGGTGGGTCTTTTTTATTTGACCATAATTTGGGATTTGGCCAGCGTTGTGTCTGTTTTAGAAGACTCCTGCGGATTTGCTGCCATGATGAAGAGCCGAGCTTTGATTAAAGGAAAAATGGTGGTAACTTCGTTGATCTTCTTCTTGTTGATTGTTTCTCTCTCCATcattcaatttgtttttcagCTTATGGTTGTCCACGGAGGGAGAGTGGCCATGGTGAGCAGGATTTCATATGGGATCCTTtgttttttgttgctttttatGCTGATTGTGCTCAGATTGGTCATCCAAACGGTGATTTACTTCGTCTGCAAATCGTATCACCATGAGAATATTGACAAATCGGCTCTATCGAATCACCTGGATGTTTATCTGGGAGAATATGTTCCTTTGAAATCCAAGGATGTCCAGCTTGAACAAGTTGAAGTATAA